From the genome of Nitrosopumilus sp., one region includes:
- a CDS encoding winged helix-turn-helix transcriptional regulator gives MLDKNSKTDDNVNVFSIDDAKMKILAKVISNKSSVTILNLLYRDELTANAIAQKTNMSLQLVKYYLDKMRQIDLVRVSKTGKNSKARDMNYYKTSKLAIVITPSKIAEKTRQSKSLVRSFHSISRFFGMATVSAIAALSLVMVSAESSLHGSLKSWYSEFRLPVEIAGTGISNSIDESLHLAKTRVESVVANPGAGSGTPYVDPYTGILSLTGTDFVVSMAMLAGITAVASFVLLYRAIPTSNSEITVQS, from the coding sequence ATGCTTGATAAAAATTCCAAGACTGATGATAATGTCAACGTATTTTCAATTGATGACGCAAAGATGAAAATCTTGGCAAAAGTTATTTCAAACAAGTCAAGTGTTACGATTTTGAATTTATTGTATCGTGACGAGCTTACTGCAAATGCCATTGCTCAAAAAACAAACATGTCGTTGCAGCTCGTAAAATACTATTTGGATAAAATGCGGCAAATTGATCTTGTACGTGTCTCAAAAACAGGAAAAAACTCCAAGGCGCGAGACATGAACTATTACAAGACATCCAAACTTGCAATTGTTATCACGCCTTCAAAGATTGCCGAAAAAACAAGGCAAAGCAAATCTCTGGTACGCTCATTTCATTCCATTTCCAGATTTTTTGGTATGGCGACAGTTTCTGCGATTGCCGCGTTGTCGTTAGTAATGGTTTCTGCTGAAAGCAGTCTGCACGGCTCGCTTAAAAGCTGGTATTCTGAATTCAGGCTGCCTGTAGAGATTGCGGGAACTGGCATTTCAAATTCAATTGACGAGTCCCTGCATCTTGCAAAAACCCGGGTGGAGTCTGTAGTTGCAAATCCTGGCGCTGGTTCGGGAACTCCTTATGTTGATCCATATACTGGAATACTGAGCCTCACGGGTACTGATTTTGTCGTTTCGATGGCGATGCTGGCAGGCATCACTGCAGTCGCGTCCTTTGTCCTTCTTTACAGGGCAATTCCGACATCTAACTCCGAAATTACAGTCCAAAGTTAA